A region from the Ciconia boyciana chromosome 1, ASM3463844v1, whole genome shotgun sequence genome encodes:
- the HTR1F gene encoding 5-hydroxytryptamine receptor 1F: MDLINSTEQNSTSEELFKWVTSKILISITLSVLALMTTAINSLVMTAIIVTRKLHHPANYLICSLAVTDFLVAVLVMPFSIVYIVKETWIMGQVVCDIWLSVDITCCTCSILHLSAIALDRYRAITDAVEYAQKRTPKHAGIMIAVVWIISIFISMPPLFWRHQTTSRDDECIIKHDHIVFTIYSTFGAFYIPLALILILYYKIYKAAKTFHRRSVSRIVREEVNGQVLLDAGERSTKSASMPSTVEKTSDPLVDCDKINITLRSPRSESKHEKSWKKQRISSTRERKAATTLGLILGAFVICWLPFFVKEVVVNTCERCHISEDMSNFLAWLGYINSLINPLIYTIFNEDFKKAFQKLVRCRQYL, translated from the coding sequence ATGGATTTAATAAACTCAACTGAACAAAACAGTACATCAGAAGAACTATTCAAATGGGTGACATCCAAGATTCTCATTTCCATTACCCTGTCTGTGCTTGCGCTAATGACAACGGCCATCAATTCTCTCGTGATGACTGCAATAATTGTGACAAGAAAGCTCCACCACCCCGCCAACTACTTAATCTGCTCTCTTGCAGTGACTGATTTCCTTGTGGCAGTCCTAGTGATGCCCTTCAGCATCGTCTACATTGTAAAGGAGACCTGGATCATGGGGCAAGTGGTGTGTGACATTTGGCTGAGCGTGGACATTACATGCTGCACATGTTCCATCTTGCATCTCTCTGCCATTGCTTTGGACCGGTACAGAGCAATCACGGATGCTGTGGAATATGCACAGAAAAGGACACCCAAGCATGCTGGCATCATGATTGCAGTGGTATGGATCATATCCATTTTTATCTCCATGCCGCCTTTGTTTTGGCGGCACCAGACGACCAGCAGAGATGACGAATGCATCATCAAACATGACCACATTGTTTTCACCATTTACTCTACATTTGGCGCCTTCTATATCCCGCTGGCCTTGATTCTGATCCTTTATTACAAGATATACAAGGCAGCAAAGACATTTCACAGAAGAAGCGTCAGCCGGATTGTAAGGGAGGAGGTAAATGGACAAGTCCTTTTGGACGCAGGTGAAAGAAGCACCAAATCGGCTTCAATGCCCAGCACAGTGGAGAAGACATCAGATCCCCTGGTGGACTGCGATAAAATCAATATCACCCTACGAAGCCCCAGGTCTGAATCTAAGCACGAGAAGtcctggaaaaaacagagaatcTCTAGCACAAGAGAGCGAAAGGCAGCAACTACGCTGGGTCTGATCTTGGGGGCATTTGTGATCTGCTGGCTccctttttttgtaaaagaagtAGTTGTTAATACCTGTGAAAGATGTCACATCTCAGAAGACATGTCTAATTTCCTAGCATGGCTGGGATATATAAATTCCCTTATTAACCCTCTAATCTACACAATCTTTAATGAAGATTTCAAGAAAGCCTTCCAGAAGCTTGTGCGGTGTAGGCAATATCTTTAA